CGCATCGTATCCACGATGCGATTCCATCGATACCGCCTGAAAGCAAAGAGCGAGCCGTGTTCCGTTACACACCGGACACGGCTCGCTCACAGGGGTCCCACGGCCGACACGGCCCGGCGGGACCGTGGCTCAGTCGTCTGTTTCCTCGGTGTCGCCCTCGACGAGGCCCTTCTGCAGGACCGGGCCCTCGCCGGGAGCGAGCGAGCCGAGGATGCGCTCGAGGTCCTCCATGGACGCGAACTCGACGGTGATCTTGCCCTTCTTCTGCCCCAGGTCGACCTTCACCCGTGTCTCGAAGCGGTCCGAGAGCCGGGTCGCGAGGTCGGTCAGCGCCGGGGAGACCCGACCGCCGGCACGCGGCCCCTTGGCACGCTGAGCCGTCTGCGGACGCGAGCCCATGAGGGTCACGATCTCCTCGACAGCCCGCACCGAGAGTCCCTCGGCCACGATGCGGTGAGCCAGCCGGTCCTGCTCCTCCGAGTCGTCGACGGAGAGCAGCGCCCGGGCGTGACCGGCGGAGAGCACTCCCGCCGCGACCCGGCGCTGGACCGCCGGCGAGAGCTTCAGCAGCCGCAGTGTGTTGGAGACCTGCGGGCGGGATCGACCGATGCGGTCCGCCAGCTGGTCGTGCGTGCAGTTGAAGTCCCTCAGCAACTGGTCGTAGGCGGCTGCCTCTTCCAGCGGGTTCAGCTGGGCCCGGTGGAGGTTCTCCAGGAGGGCGTCCAGGAGCAGCTTCTCGTCGTCCGTGGCCCGCACGATCGCAGGGATCGCCTCCAGGCCGGCCTCACGGCAGGCCCGCCAACGCCGCTCACCCATGATGAGCTCGTAGCGCGAGGGACCGGTCTGGCGCACGACGACCGGCTGGAGAAGGCCGACCTCCTTGATGGAGGTGATGAGCTCGTGCAGCGCGTCCTCGTCGAAGACCTCACGCGGCTGGCGCGGGTTCGGCGTGATGTGGTCCAGGGGGATCTCGGCGAAGAACGCCCCGATGGGCGGCGCGGGCATCTCCAAGCCGCCGTTCGCCGACAGCTCCTCAGTTTCACGTGAAACAGGCGGCAGCGTGGCCACCTTCGCCGCGGCCACCCCGCGGTCCGTCGTCAGGACCGGGACGGCTGCGGGGGACGTGGATCCCCCGCCTCCCAACGCGGCCTGCGCCGGCATCTTCTCCGTCGGGGCAGCGGGGATCAGTGCGCCAAGACCTCGGCCTAGTCCCCTCCGTCGCTCACTCACTGGATCCCCTCCACCATGTTCCGGTTGTTCTGGGCGCCAATATGGGCGCGCGTCGCGTCATAGCTGACGTCGACACCCTTCAGCGCGAGTTCTCGTGCTGCCTCAAGGTAGGAGAGGGCACCGCTCGATCCTGGATCGTAGGTCAGCACCGTCTGTCCGTAGCTCGGTGCCTCGGAGATGCGGACCGAGCGTGGAATGCTCGTCCGCAGCACCTCGTTACCGAAGTGGGTGCGCACCTCGTCGGCGACCTGCGACGCGAGGCGCGTCCGGCCGTCGTACATGGTGAGCAGGATGGTCGACACATGCAGAGCGGGGTTGAGGTGCCCCCGCACCAGGTCGACGTTGCGCAACAACTGCCCCAGTCCCTCCAGCGCGTAGTACTCGCACTGGATCGGGATGAGGACCTCGGCGCCGGCCACCATCGCGTTGACCGTCAGCAGGCCGAGCGAGGGCGGGCAGTCGATGAGGATGTAGTCCAGCGGCTGTTCGTATGCCTGGATCGCTCGCAGTAGGCGGCTCTCACGTGCCACCAGGGACACCAACTCGATCTCCGCACCGGCGAGATCGATCGTGGCGGGAGCACAGAAGAGTCCCTCTACATCGGGGACCGGCTGAACCACTTCGGCGAGGGGCCGACTCTCGATCAACACGTCGTAGATGGACGGAACCTCGGCGTGGTGGTCGATCCCCAGGGCGGTGGACGCGTTGCCCTGTGGGTCCAGGTCGACCACGAGGACACGGCTGCCGTGCAGGGCCAGGGAGGCGGCAAGGTTGACGGTCGTCGTCGTCTTGCCTACCCCGCCCTTCTGGTTCGCGACCACGATCACACGGGTCTGCTCAGGGCGTGGCAGGCCCTCGCCGGCGCGGCCCAGAGCCTCTACCGCAAGTTGGGCAGCACGACCGATCGGAGTGTCGTCCATGGGGGGCGGTGTTTCACGTGAAACATCCTCCCCGAACGACTCGGTACGGGGACCGGGGACCGGATCGGTCATCGGTCCCGCGATGTTGGCGTCGGACCGCACGGATTCACTCTCCTCGACTTCAGGCTCGCAGTGAGCAGAGCCTCCCATGTCTTCGGGGTCGTGAACCAGTGAGGCCTGTTGTTCTGTGGAGAAATCCACCTCTGTGGACAACTTCGACCCCTCATCGAGTGAACCGAGAGGCTTGCGGTCGCGGGGTTCGGCCGCGGCGCGGCCGCGGCTGATGATGCCGTGGAGCAGAGAGCGACGTTTCACGTGAAACACGATGCCCGGCGGTCAGGTTGGCGTCTGCGCGACACCCCGGTATGCGTACGTTTGGCTTCCTATGTGGACTGAGGTGACTGCCGAGCCGATCCCGACGGTGACCGAGTGCCTTACGTCACCATATAAATGGCCGAATTGAGAGCTCTAGTGGACCGCGAAACGCAGACCAGGACGCGTCACATTTTCACTTCAGCCATCCCACAATTCACTGGACTCTCAACATCACCGAGCCTCTGATTTGCGGGCAAGTAAGGCAAGCGGCTCGCCGGAACAGCCCAAGGCACCCCTCGCTCAAAACTGACATCGAGCACCCGGACCCCCTCGCCGACCTGCATGAAAACGCTTGATCCCTTCGCCTCGGCGCGGCAATGCGTGGCTGCCACGTGGTGCGGAAGTCGCAGGCGCGGTTGTCGCCGCTTTCTCCGCAGCCCTTTTGGGCGCCTCCCCGGCTTTCGGTGACGCCGGGGAGAACGTGACCTCCTCGTACGGCTTCACCCGGACCGACGGCGTGAAGATCACCTGGGTGTCCGCCTGGAGCTACCAGAGCTCGGGCAACAAGACCGTCTCCGTCAAGGACGGCTCCAGCGACAGCCACTCCGTGTACACCCTGTACGACCGGAAGAACTCCACGGACCTCCGGCTGGACAACGACCGTGGCTCCGGCACCACCATCACGAGCGGCTCGTCCGCCAGCAACTACGTCGTCAAGGTGACGGCCTGCATCGACGTCCAAGCCGCTCCGGACCAGTGCGGTCCGGACGACCGTCCGGGCGACGGCCGCTGATATCTCGTGCCGCGGGGGGTGTCTCCCCCGCGGCACGCTGCCGTAGCCGCAGCACGTTGCCGTACCCGCGTCACCAGCCGAAGCCAGAACACTGAGGGCCCCCGTGAGCACAGTCACGACCGAGTCCATCGGCGGCAACGCCTCGGACACTTCCATCGAGCCCACAGCGGCGGAAGCCCATGGGCACGTTTCATCGCACTGTTTCTTGCCGCTCTGGTCATCGCGCTCGGTCTCAGCGCCGTGGCGGGTGTGCATGGCGCGTATCAGGGCAAAGAACGTCACCGCGAGGCCCGTACCCCCGTACCCCCGTGCCGCAGGAGCAGGAGCAGGAGCAGGGGCAGGGGCAGGGGCAGGGGCAGAAGCAGGAGAACGCGACGCGGTGGCTCGTCGGCTCGGATTCCCTGCAGGGCGAACGGCGCTTCAGCGTCGTCTATATATCTCCGCACTCCGGAATCGCGCCGCTGCCCCCGGGCGTGCGGCACTGGCCGGAGCCCGGAGAGGCGGTGCCGTCTCCCGCCCTCCTGAAGGCGGGCGCGGGCGAACACATCGAGCGCCGCTACGGCAAGCCGGCGGGAACCATCGGCCAGGACGGTCCGGAGGATCCCGGCGAGTGGCTCGCCTATGTGCGTCCCGCTGCCGAGCTGAGCTCGCGGCAGCCGACCGAGATCGTCACCGGTTTCGGCCCGTCAGCAGGCTCGACAGCCCAGGGACTTGAGCCCGGATCAGGGCGAGCCGACGACAGGCCGGAGTGGATGTTCCTGGCCGCCGTCACAGGCCTGCTTCTTCTGCCCGGTTTCGCTCTGCTGATCGCGGCGATGTGTCTCGGGTCGCCCACGCGACAGGGCGGCACCCCGGCATGGCGGCCCGCCCTCCTGGGCACTGCCGCCGCTGCCCTGCCCGTCGCCGCCGCTCTGCTGTGGGACGTCCGCGTGCCCCACACCGACTATCTGCTCTCCTCCACGGACCTGCGGACCTACGGTTGGCTGCTCGCTCTGGGACCGGTGGCCGGTGCTGTCACCGGTAGACGTCGTCCCGAACGGCGCGGTGACCACCGATCAGATGGCTTCCTTCCTTCGCCGGGTCCCGGAATCCGGAGCCGTGCTCCTGACGCCTCCGTCCGACGACCCTGAAGGCCCGCTCTCCCTCCAGGGCGACTGCCCCGCCCTGGAGAGCCTGCACCTGCCGTGTCAGGCCGAACCCGTCCGCCTCGACGCGCTGCCCTCGGACGCACACCTCCAGGAGCTGATCAAGTGGCACCTGGGGAGCAGCCCCTTCGTGGAGGTTCCCGGATCGGCACCGGCGACCTCGCGAAGCAGGCGGCTGAGGACACCACAAGCACCCTGGCCCTAGTGCACCCGGGCGGTCAGAACCTGGACGTGCCCGGCCTCAAGGCCGTCGGCTACCAGGTCTTTCCCCGAGGCGCAGGGGTGAAGGCGCTCGGCGAGGACAACATCACGGCTGACATCCCCAACCGCGACCAGGGCCGCTGGATCGTGCTCCTCGGGATCGCGGGGATCGGCGTGGTGGCCGTGGCCGCGGGGTGCGCCGCCACGGCCACGTTCCTGCGCCGGGACCGGGCGCTCGCCGCACGGTCGACGAGGGCCGACCGCGGCCGGGTCGTACGGAGCACGGCGCTGTGGTCCGTGCTGGTCCCCCTGGCCTCCGCCGGACTCGTCGGCCCCCTCGTAGCCGCCTGGCTCACCGCGCCGGTCAGCAACGGAGGACCGACGTACGTCACCACCGGACTGCTGATCACCTGTGGCGCTGTCGTCGTGGTCGTGGCTCTGCTCGCATGGCCGTACTCCGTGCTGATCGCCACGCGTCGCCCGCACGCATGGGCCCTGACGGCGGAAGACCGGACCGCCGCGAAGTGACGCGGCCGGCTCCCCGGCATGCCCCTGCTCGAACTCTCCGTCGTCCCGGACCCTACGGGCAGAACGGCCAGGTCAGCGGCGCCGTCGGACCCGTCCGGTCCTGGCGGCCTTGGCCCGCTTGGCCGCGAAGCGCACACCGCCCGGGCTCTCGCCGACCTCGACCCGTACGACCGTGGAAAGCGGGTCGACCACGCCCTCGCCGACATGCAGGATCGAGGTGCTCACGGCGCCGAGCTTGCTCAGTGCCGTGGCGGCGCTCTTCAGCTCCTCCTCGGCGGCGTCGCCCTTGAGGGCGAGCATCTCGCCGTAGGGGCGCAGCAGCGGGACGCCCCAGGCGGCCAGGCGGTCCAGAGGCGCGACGGCACGGGCGGTCACCACATGGACCGGCTGGAGCGTGCCCATGACCTCCTCGGCGCGGCCCCGCACGACCGTCACATGGTCCAGGCCGAGGAGCTCGACGACCTCGGTGAGGAAGTTGGTGCGGCGCAGGAGCGGCTCCAGCAGGGTGATCTTCAGGTCCTCCCGTACGAGCGCCAGGGGAATGCCGGGCAGACCGGCGCCCGAGCCGACGTCGCACACGGTCACGCCCTCGGGCACGACCTCGGAGAGCACCGCGCAGTTCAGGATGTGCCTCTCCCACAGGCGGGGCACCTCGCGTGGGCCGATGAGCCCGCGCTGCACGCCTGCCTCGGCCAGGAGCTCGGCGTACCGGACCGCATCGCCGAAGCGATCGCCGAATACCTCACGTGCCACTTCGGGCGCGGGGGGGAGCTCCGCTGCCTCCGTCACGGGGACCGTCCTTCCGTACCGCATCAGCGCTCGACGCGCCGACCACCAGAACTACCAGGCTGACAAAGACCGGCCCCGTCTGCGCAACAGACGGGGCCGGGGATACGCACGTACCGAATCAGTTGGGCAGCACGACGACGAAGCGCTGCGGCTCCTCGCCCTCGGACTCACTGCGCAGGCCGGCGGCCTTGACCGCGTCGTGGACGACCTTGCGCTCGAAGGGCGTCATCGGCCTCATCTTCACCGGCTCACCGCTGTTCTTCGCGTCGGCGGCGGCCTTTGCGCCCAGCTCGGAGAGCTCGGTGCGCTTCTTGGCGCGATAGCCGGCGACGTCCAGCATCAGACGGCTGCGGTCGCCGGTCTCCCGGTGCACGGCCAGGCGCGTGAGTTCCTGCAGCGCCTCCAGCACCTCGCCGTCCCGGCCGACCAGCTTCTGCAGGTCACGGGTGCCCGAGTCGCTGATGATCGACACGGCGGCGCGGTCGGCCTCGACGTCCATGTCGATGTCGCCGTCGAGATCGGCGATGTCCAGCAGACCCTCGAGGTAGTCCGCCGCGATCTCGCCCTCCTGCTCCAGGCGGGTCAGGGTGTCTGCACCCTCGTCGGCAGCGGAGGTGGTGCCTTCCGTCACGGGATGGGCTCCTTCTTACTTCTTGGACGGGGACTTGGGGCGCTGCGGGCCGCCCTTGCGCTGCCCGGACTGGGCCTTGCTGCGGCCTGCGGCCCCGGGCTTGGCAGCGCCCTGCTGGGCGGCGCCGGTGGCACCGGAGGGCTTGGCGTCCTCCGGCTCGTCGGACTTGGTCAGCGAGGTGGTCTCGCCGGCCGCCTTGGGGGCCGTGGAATGGCGCTGGGACTTCGACTGCCGCTTGGGCTGCTGACGCTTGGCGGCGGCCGCGCTCGTCGGCGTGCCGTCCTCCGCCTGGGTGGCGGCCTGGGCCTCGCTCTTGATCACGGTGCCGTCGGTCTGGGCGGCGAAGCCCACCTTGGTCAGACCGGTGATGAACTTGCGCTCGGCGTCGTTACGGTCACGGCCCTTGGCCACGATGGCCTTGATGATGGCCTTCTCGCTGCGGCGACGCGTCTTGCCGGCGTGCGTGACGTGCTTGTACAGGCGCTCCAGGTAGGCGGCCTGGGCCTTGGAACCCGGGGTCGGGTTGTTGCGGATGACGTACATCTGCTGGCCCATGGTCCACATGTTGGTGGTGAGCCAGTAGACGAGGACACCTACGGGGAAGTTGATGCCGAAGACGGCGAACATGACGGGGAAGACGTACATCAGCATCTTCTGCTGCTGCATGAACGGCGTCTTCACCGTGGTGTCGACGTTCTTCGTCATCAGCTGGCGCTGCGTGAAGAACTGCGAGGCCGACATCAGGACGATCATGATCGCGGTGACCACACGGACGTCCATCAGCGAGGCGCCGAGGGCCTCCACCTTCGCGGAGCCGTCGGTGAACTTCGCGGCCAGCGGAGCGCCGAAGATGTGGGCCTTGCGCGCGCTCTCGAGCAGTTGCTCGTTGATGACGCCGATCTTGTCGCCCGTCGCGATGCCGTTGAGCACGTGGTAGAGGGCGAAGAAGAACGGGGACTGCGCCAGGATGGGAAGGCACGAGGAGAGCGGGTTGGTGCCCGTCTCCTTGTACAGCTTCATCATCTCTTCGGACTGGCGCGCTTTGTCGTTCTTGTAGCGTTCCTGGATCTTCTTCATCTCGGGCTGCAGCGTCTGCATGGCCCGGGTCGACTTGATCTGCTTCACGAAGAGCGGGATCAGGCAGATGCGGATCAGGATCACCAGGGACACGATCGACAGGCCCCAGGCCCAGCCGGTGTCAGGGCCGAAGATGGCCCCGTACACCGAGTGGAACTGGACGATGACCCAGGAGACAGGTGTCGTGATGAAGCTGAAGAGGCTGGCAATCGTGTCCACTAATCATGCTCCTTGGGCATGGGACGGTGTCTCTGCGGCCGGGCTCGAAGGAGGATTCGCTCCGGTGGCCGTTTCGGCGGCGGAGGTCCCGCCCCTGCGTGCACGCCAGGCGTCACGCAACATTTCGTGCCACCGCGGGCGCTTACGCGGCGGGACATGATCCACTCCGCCCAGCGACCACGGGTTGCACCGCAGGATGCGCCAGGCGGTGAGTGCCGTTCCCTTGATGGCACCGTGCCGGTCGATGGCCGTGTAGCCGTAGTGGGAGCACGACGGGTAGTACTTGCACACCGGCCCGAGCAGTGGACTGATCGTCCACTGGTAGAGCTTGATCAGAGCCAGTAGCGGGTACTTCATCGCGCGCCCCCTCCCAGTAGCCGTTGTAGGGCGGCATCCAGGTCTTGGGCCAGCTGTGCGTGGTCGGCGTCGCCCGCCCCGGGCAGCGCCCGTACGACTACCAGGCTACCGGGGGGGAAGAGGGTGACTCGGTCGCGCATCAGGTGACGCAGTCTGCGCTTCACCTTGTTGCGTACGACCGCGCCTCCCACGGCCTTGCTCACGACGAAACCCGCACGCGTCGGGGGAGCGCTCTCCCCAGGCGCGTGCGGGTCTGTGGCACCGCTTCGGAAATGGACGACGAGAATCGGGCGTCCGGCCCGACGGCCCCGTCGTACTGCGGTCGCGAAGTCTTCGCGCCGCCTCAGCCGATGCTCGGTAGGCAGCACGACGTCATGACCTGATCAGGATCAGGCGGACAGGCTCGCGCGACCCTTGCCACGGCGGTTCGCGAGAATCGCGCGACCGGCACGGGTACGCATCCGCAGGCGGAAGCCGTGGGTCTTGGCGCGACGACGGTTGTTCGGCTGGAAGGTGCGCTTGCTCACTCGGGGGCTCCAGAAATCAATCGGTGGTGGCGGGGTGCCGTCCTGGCTGTCACCGTGCGCCCACGAGGTAGCTCGCGGTCAACGCCCGAGTGCACCGCTTCCCGATCACCTGACGCGATCTGTGCCCATCGGAGGCAGGCGGCAGCAGCCATCGACAACTCGACCTGGTTACGGTACGCGCGGCTACGCCATCCGGTCAAACCGGCGGTCACGGGGAGACACTGTCCACAGGCTGGGGACAACAACTTGAACCGCAGCCGCCGCCCTGACTACCTTGGCTGAACTCCGATTCGTTCCTTTGTCCCTGCCCCCACCCGATCTGAATCCCGACCGTCCCGCAACCACACGTTCGTGGGACCCACGAGAGAGCGTGCCCTGTGGCTGACGTGCCTGCCGATCTTGCCGCAGTGTGGCCACGAGTACTGGAACAGCTCCTCGGTGAGGGCCGGGGCCAGGGTGTCGAGGTGAAGGACGAGCGCTGGATCCGGCGCTGCCAGCCGCTCGCGCTGGTCGCCGACACCGCCCTGCTCGCCGTACCGAACGAATTCGCGAAGGGCGTCCTCGAAGGCCGCCTCGCGCCGATCGTCAGCGAGACGCTGAGCCGCGAGTGCGGGCGACCGATCCGCATCGCGATCACCGTCGACGACTCCGTCGGCGAGCCCCCGACCCCGTCGGCGCCCCCCGTACAGCAGCAGTCGCGCTACGAGGAGCCCGAGCTCCCGGACGGCCGGTACGACACCACATACGACAAGCCGTACGAGAGTCAGTACGAGGGCTACGGCCGGCACCGCGCCGACCAGTTGCCCCCGACGCCCGGCGACCAGCTCCCCGGCTCGCGCCCGGACCAACTGCCCACCGCGCGGCCGGCGTACCCGTCGGAGTACCAGCGCCCCGAGCCCGGCGGCTGGCCGCGGCCCCAGCAGGACGAGTACGGCTGGCAGCAGCAGCGGCTCGGTTTCCCGGAGCGCGACCCGTACGCGTCGCCTTCGTCGCAGGACTCGTACGGGCCCAACTCCCAGGGCCCGTACGGCTCCCCGTCGCAGGACTCCTACGGCCCTCCGTCGCAGGACTACCGTCCCCAGTCGATGGAGCGGCCGCCCTACGATCCGTCGCCGTACGAGCAGAAGCGCGCGGAGTACGAGGCGTCGCGCTCCGACTACGACCAGCGCGACGGGGGCCGGCGTGACCTGTCCGATCCGTCGGCCGGTCCCGGGCATCCGCACCGCGGCGGCCCGGGCGGTCCCGGACCGTCGGGCGGGCAGTCCTCGCCGAAGGCCGGCCCCGGTGAGCCGACCGCGCGGCTGAACCCGAAGTACCTCTTCGACACGTTCGTCATCGGCGCGTCCAACCGGTTCGCGCACGCGGCCGCCGTCGCCGTCGCCGAGGCGCCCGCGAAGGCCTACAACCCGCTGTTCATCTACGGGGAGTCGGGCCTCGGCAAGACGCACCTGCTGCACGCCATCGGGCACTACGCGCGCAGCCTCTACCCCGGCACGCGTGTGCGGTACGTGAGCTCCGAGGAGTTCACCAACGAGTTCATCAACTCCATCCGCGACGGCAAGGGCGACAGCTTCCGCAAGCGGTACCGCGAGATGGACATCCTGCTCGTCGACGACATCCAGTTCCTCGCGGACAAGGAGTCGACGCAGGAGGAGTTCTTCCACACCTTCAACACGCTCCACAACGCCAACAAGCAGATCGTGCTGTCCAGCGACCGGCCGCCGAAGCAGTTGGTCACGCTGGAGGACCGGCTGCGGAACCGTTTCGAGTGGGGGCTGATCACCGACGTCCAGCCGCCCGAGCTGGAGACGCGGATCGCGATCCTCCGCAAGAAGGCGGTGCAGGAGCAGCTCAACGCCCCGCCGGAGGTGCTGGAGTTCATCGCCTCGCGGATCTCGCGCAACATCCGTGAGCTGGAGGGCGCGCTGATCCGGGTGACGGCGTTCGCGTCGCTCAACCGGCAGCCGGTGGACCTGGGCCTGACGGAGATCGTCCTGAAGGACCTGATCCCCGGCGGCGACGACTCCACGC
The Streptomyces sp. NBC_01485 genome window above contains:
- the rsmG gene encoding 16S rRNA (guanine(527)-N(7))-methyltransferase RsmG, yielding MTEAAELPPAPEVAREVFGDRFGDAVRYAELLAEAGVQRGLIGPREVPRLWERHILNCAVLSEVVPEGVTVCDVGSGAGLPGIPLALVREDLKITLLEPLLRRTNFLTEVVELLGLDHVTVVRGRAEEVMGTLQPVHVVTARAVAPLDRLAAWGVPLLRPYGEMLALKGDAAEEELKSAATALSKLGAVSTSILHVGEGVVDPLSTVVRVEVGESPGGVRFAAKRAKAARTGRVRRRR
- a CDS encoding AAA family ATPase; amino-acid sequence: MGGSAHCEPEVEESESVRSDANIAGPMTDPVPGPRTESFGEDVSRETPPPMDDTPIGRAAQLAVEALGRAGEGLPRPEQTRVIVVANQKGGVGKTTTTVNLAASLALHGSRVLVVDLDPQGNASTALGIDHHAEVPSIYDVLIESRPLAEVVQPVPDVEGLFCAPATIDLAGAEIELVSLVARESRLLRAIQAYEQPLDYILIDCPPSLGLLTVNAMVAGAEVLIPIQCEYYALEGLGQLLRNVDLVRGHLNPALHVSTILLTMYDGRTRLASQVADEVRTHFGNEVLRTSIPRSVRISEAPSYGQTVLTYDPGSSGALSYLEAARELALKGVDVSYDATRAHIGAQNNRNMVEGIQ
- a CDS encoding ParB/RepB/Spo0J family partition protein; amino-acid sequence: MSERRRGLGRGLGALIPAAPTEKMPAQAALGGGGSTSPAAVPVLTTDRGVAAAKVATLPPVSRETEELSANGGLEMPAPPIGAFFAEIPLDHITPNPRQPREVFDEDALHELITSIKEVGLLQPVVVRQTGPSRYELIMGERRWRACREAGLEAIPAIVRATDDEKLLLDALLENLHRAQLNPLEEAAAYDQLLRDFNCTHDQLADRIGRSRPQVSNTLRLLKLSPAVQRRVAAGVLSAGHARALLSVDDSEEQDRLAHRIVAEGLSVRAVEEIVTLMGSRPQTAQRAKGPRAGGRVSPALTDLATRLSDRFETRVKVDLGQKKGKITVEFASMEDLERILGSLAPGEGPVLQKGLVEGDTEETDD
- the dnaA gene encoding chromosomal replication initiator protein DnaA, producing the protein MADVPADLAAVWPRVLEQLLGEGRGQGVEVKDERWIRRCQPLALVADTALLAVPNEFAKGVLEGRLAPIVSETLSRECGRPIRIAITVDDSVGEPPTPSAPPVQQQSRYEEPELPDGRYDTTYDKPYESQYEGYGRHRADQLPPTPGDQLPGSRPDQLPTARPAYPSEYQRPEPGGWPRPQQDEYGWQQQRLGFPERDPYASPSSQDSYGPNSQGPYGSPSQDSYGPPSQDYRPQSMERPPYDPSPYEQKRAEYEASRSDYDQRDGGRRDLSDPSAGPGHPHRGGPGGPGPSGGQSSPKAGPGEPTARLNPKYLFDTFVIGASNRFAHAAAVAVAEAPAKAYNPLFIYGESGLGKTHLLHAIGHYARSLYPGTRVRYVSSEEFTNEFINSIRDGKGDSFRKRYREMDILLVDDIQFLADKESTQEEFFHTFNTLHNANKQIVLSSDRPPKQLVTLEDRLRNRFEWGLITDVQPPELETRIAILRKKAVQEQLNAPPEVLEFIASRISRNIRELEGALIRVTAFASLNRQPVDLGLTEIVLKDLIPGGDDSTPEITSTAIMSATADYFGLTIEDLCGSSRGRQLVTARQIAMYLCRELTDLSLPKIGALFGGRDHTTVMHADRKIRNLMAERRSIYNQVTELTNRIKNG
- the rnpA gene encoding ribonuclease P protein component; protein product: MLPTEHRLRRREDFATAVRRGRRAGRPILVVHFRSGATDPHAPGESAPPTRAGFVVSKAVGGAVVRNKVKRRLRHLMRDRVTLFPPGSLVVVRALPGAGDADHAQLAQDLDAALQRLLGGGAR
- the yidC gene encoding membrane protein insertase YidC, with protein sequence MDTIASLFSFITTPVSWVIVQFHSVYGAIFGPDTGWAWGLSIVSLVILIRICLIPLFVKQIKSTRAMQTLQPEMKKIQERYKNDKARQSEEMMKLYKETGTNPLSSCLPILAQSPFFFALYHVLNGIATGDKIGVINEQLLESARKAHIFGAPLAAKFTDGSAKVEALGASLMDVRVVTAIMIVLMSASQFFTQRQLMTKNVDTTVKTPFMQQQKMLMYVFPVMFAVFGINFPVGVLVYWLTTNMWTMGQQMYVIRNNPTPGSKAQAAYLERLYKHVTHAGKTRRRSEKAIIKAIVAKGRDRNDAERKFITGLTKVGFAAQTDGTVIKSEAQAATQAEDGTPTSAAAAKRQQPKRQSKSQRHSTAPKAAGETTSLTKSDEPEDAKPSGATGAAQQGAAKPGAAGRSKAQSGQRKGGPQRPKSPSKK
- the yidD gene encoding membrane protein insertion efficiency factor YidD, with amino-acid sequence MKYPLLALIKLYQWTISPLLGPVCKYYPSCSHYGYTAIDRHGAIKGTALTAWRILRCNPWSLGGVDHVPPRKRPRWHEMLRDAWRARRGGTSAAETATGANPPSSPAAETPSHAQGA
- a CDS encoding Jag family protein encodes the protein MTEGTTSAADEGADTLTRLEQEGEIAADYLEGLLDIADLDGDIDMDVEADRAAVSIISDSGTRDLQKLVGRDGEVLEALQELTRLAVHRETGDRSRLMLDVAGYRAKKRTELSELGAKAAADAKNSGEPVKMRPMTPFERKVVHDAVKAAGLRSESEGEEPQRFVVVLPN
- the rpmH gene encoding 50S ribosomal protein L34, whose translation is MSKRTFQPNNRRRAKTHGFRLRMRTRAGRAILANRRGKGRASLSA